One Anolis carolinensis isolate JA03-04 chromosome 5, rAnoCar3.1.pri, whole genome shotgun sequence DNA segment encodes these proteins:
- the lrrc4 gene encoding LOW QUALITY PROTEIN: leucine-rich repeat-containing protein 4 (The sequence of the model RefSeq protein was modified relative to this genomic sequence to represent the inferred CDS: inserted 2 bases in 1 codon) codes for MRTPRYLPHVLLWNQASPPIKPHKRPPQAWLCRQREQDHRILQQEGIIKATPADGHPATGEGEPTGLLEWRRRRGSVPSEGQKDARGAGAGADCASPGNHEQEEEEEEEDPRRQRHRQQQQQQEEEGGGGASPPREGGPRPPPPPQPPPGRPRTRPPPGRRAPRPRPRPRPPPARALAPRAVALCLGLALAWAPGGAWAGGAGPPSAQSCPPACSCSPQLSKVVCTRRGLGEVPAGIPPGTRFLNLMENQIRRVQADTFRHLRHLEVLQLGRNAIRQIEVGAFNGLASLNTLELFDNWLTVVPSGAFEYLSKLRELWLRNNPIESISSYAFNRVPSLMRLDLGELKRLKYVSEGAFEGLHNLKYLNLGMCGLREVPNLAPLVGLEELELSGNHFPALRPGAFRGLRSLRKLWLMSCQVGLVERDAFEGLAALVELNLAHNNLSALPHDLFAPLRYLVELHLHHNPWSCDCDVLWLAWWLRESIPTNSTCCGRCHSPAHLRGRFLLEVDQAAFRCAAPVIMDAPRDLNVSEGRPAELRCRTXPAMSAVRWLLPDGSVLSHASAHPRLQVLNDGTLNFSRVLLTDTGLYTCMVANVAGRSNASAYLNASAAELLNTSNYSFFTTVTVETTESAPETLFPKFSKPVPTASASSAGYQPAYTTTTTVLVQATRPGPRQQEPGGPGAGPGGEGGNSNGNDKMQTSLDEVMKTTKIIIGCFVAVTLLAAAMLIVFYKLRKRHQQRSTVAAARTVEIIQVDEDMAAPASAASAGSAGMSSASGPSKPAPSSSSGGSGEGAVVLPAAIHDHLNYNTYKPPHGAHWTENCLGNSLHPTVTTIAEPYIIQTHPKEKVQETQI; via the exons gactccaagatatcTTCCCCATGTCCTGCTGTGGAACCAGGCATCGCCCCCCATCAAGCCCCACAAGCGCCCACCACAAGCCTGGCTCTGCAGGCAGAGGGAACAGGATCACAGAATCCTGCAGCAGGAAGGGATTATCAAGGccaccccagcagatggccatccagccacaggGGAAGGAGAGCCCACTGGACTCCTGGAG tggcggcggcggcggggctcCGTTCCGAGTGAAGGACAAAAGGATGCGCGAGGCGCCGGGGCCGGTGCAGACTGCGCCAGCCCCGGGAACCacgagcaggaggaggaggaggaggaggaggacccccGCCGGCAGAGAcacaggcagcagcagcagcagcaggaggaggagggcggcggAGGGGCTTCTCCCCCTCGGGAAGGGGGTCccaggccgccgccgccgccgcagc CGCCCCCGGGCCGCCCCCGCACGAGGCCCCCCCCTGGCCGGCGCGCCCCCCGCCCGCGCCCGCGCCCCCGCCCGCCCCCGGCCCGGGCCCTGGCCCCGCGCGCCGTGGCGCTGTGCCTGGGGCTGGCGCTGGCGTGGGCGCCCGGCGGGGCCTGGGCGGGGGGCGCGGGCCCCCCCTCGGCGCAGAGCTGCCCCCCGGCGTGCTCGTGCAGCCCGCAGCTGAGCAAGGTGGTGTGCACGCGGCGGGGGCTGGGCGAGGTGCCGGCGGGCATCCCCCCCGGGACGCGCTTCCTGAACCTGATGGAGAACCAGATCCGGCGCGTGCAGGCCGACACCTTCCGGCACCTGCGGCACCTGGAGGTCCTGCAGCTGGGCCGCAACGCCATCCGGCAGATCGAGGTGGGCGCCTTCAACGGGCTGGCCAGCCTCAACACGCTGGAGCTCTTCGACAACTGGCTGACGGTGGTGCCGAGCGGCGCCTTCGAGTACCTGTCCAAGCTGCGCGAGCTCTGGCTGCGCAACAACCCCATCGAGAGCATCTCCTCGTACGCCTTCAACCGCGTGCCCTCGCTCATGCGCCTGGACCTGGGCGAGCTCAAGCGCCTCAAGTACGTCTCCGAGGGCGCCTTCGAGGGCCTGCACAACCTCAAGTACCTGAACCTGGGCATGTGCGGCCTGCGCGAGGTGCCCAACCTGGCCCCGCTGGTGGGGCTGGAGGAGCTGGAGCTGTCGGGCAACCACTTCCCGGCCCTGCGCCCGGGCGCCTTCCGCGGCCTGCGCTCCCTGCGCAAGCTCTGGCTGATGAGCTGCCAGGTGGGCCTGGTGGAGCGCGACGCCTTCGAGGGCCTGGCCGCCCTGGTGGAGCTCAACCTGGCCCACAACAACCTCAGCGCCCTGCCCCACGACCTCTTCGCCCCGCTGCGCTACCTGGTGGAGCTGCACCTGCACCacaacccctggagctgcgactGCGACGTGCTCTGGCTGGCCTGGTGGCTGCGCGAGTCCATCCCCACCAACTCCACCTGCTGCGGCCGCTGCCACTCCCCCGCCCACCTGCGCGGCCGCTTCCTGCTGGAGGTGGACCAGGCCGCCTTCCGCTGCGCCGCCCCCGTCATCATGGACGCCCCGCGCGACCTCAACGTCTCCGAGGGCCGGCCGGCCGAGCTGCGCTGCCGCAC CCCCGCCATGTCCGCCGTGCGCTGGCTCCTGCCCGACGGCTCCGTCCTCAGCCACGCCTCGGCCCACCCGCGCCTGCAGGTGCTCAACGACGGCACCCTCAACTTCTCGCGGGTGCTGCTCACCGACACGGGCCTCTACACCTGCATGGTGGCCAACGTGGCCGGCCGCTCCAACGCCTCGGCCTACCTCAACGCCAGCGCCGCCGAGCTCCTCAACACCTCCAACTACAGCTTCTTCACCACCGTCACCGTGGAGACCACCGAGAGCGCCCCCGAGACCCTCTTCCCCAAGTTCTCCAAGCCCGTGCCCaccgcctccgcctcctccgccgGCTACCAGCCCGcctacaccaccaccaccaccgtccTGGTCCAGGCCACCCGCCCGGGGCCCCGGCAGCAGGAGCCGGGGGGACCGGGGGCGGGCCCCGGGGGCGAGGGCGGCAACAGCAACGGCAACGACAAGATGCAGACCAGCCTGGACGAGGTGATGAAAACCACCAAGATCATCATTGGCTGCTTTGTGGCCGTGACGCTGCTGGCGGCGGCCATGTTGATCGTCTTCTACAAGCTGCGCAAGCGGCACCAGCAGCGCAGCACCGTGGCCGCCGCCCGGACCGTGGAGATCATCCAGGTGGACGAGGACATGGCCGCCCCGGCCTCGGCGGCCTCCGCGGGGTCGGCGGGGATGTCGTCCGCCTCGGGCCCCTCCAAGCCGGCGCCGTCGTCGTCGTCGGGCGGATCAGGTGAGGGGGCAGTTGTACTGCCGGCCGCTATCCATGACCACCTTAACTACAACACTTACAAACCCCCCCACGGGGCCCACTGGACAGAAAACTGCCTGGGGAACTCCCTGCACCCCACAGTCACGACTATTGCCGAGCCGTACATAATCCAGACCCACCCCAAGGAGAAAGTGCAGGAGACACAGATctga